AAAGTAGAGTAATTCAGAGAAAATCAATCAAAAGGGTATGTGAAAGTTTACCAGGTGAAAAAAAAGGTGGTGACTCTGAATCTGAGGCCAAACGAGAGAGACCATGCCTAATTAGGCTAAAATTAGCTTATGATCTTTAAgataattattttgaaaaatatatgtcTATCTAAAAAACTTATGCGGATATTATTTATGTGCATCACTTTGGTCCATAAAAGTTAAAACTCTACATCCAAGTCATAATTCTAACAAAGTCAAATAAAGttttaagtattttaaattttgcatatttttttttttcattatcttTCTCTTTCGTTATCATTATCAGCAATAATACCAATATTTTCCTAACatttttattagatttgatttttttttgtatcattattaaataatttcagTTCAATTCTTAGTTTTTTTAAAGTTCATTTGGATCTAGAAATGAATTCGATGTATTTTTGTtgattattgaattttttttactgcttGTTCAAATTTCaactaatttcggttcatttgtgaATTAACTAAGGTTCGCTTGATGCAACTGTTAAgtattaatcaaattttttattccttaaaaAATTTCGGTTCACTTCTTAGTTTAATTTGTATTCATTTGGTTTCATTTTACTTGAATTTATCCTCTTCGTTTTTTGCTTAgctgtctttttctttttcatcttttttttaatcttctctttcttatttcattttcttaaaATTATTCTTGATTTACTCTTTTAAGAGatataaaactaataaaaaaaatcaaataaaaaagaagaataaatgACTGCAATAAcataaaaagagaaagagaagaagaaacaaaaaaaatacagcaacgctagaagaagaaggaggaggtgCGTGAAGAACAAACACAAAGTGAAGCAGGTTTCGTTTGCGTTAGTGAAATACATGTATACATGTTATGACGCTACATATAATAAAAGTAGTTTTTGATGGGTTTGAACCAATTTAGTTGGatttagttataaaaaatatttgagtgCATAACAGCTCTCCATTGAAAAATGTCGAATAATTTTTTCCGGCTTGTAAGTACTTAAATAATaggataatttttttgtttggatATGATATCACTCAAATCAATAAATCAAAGACTAATTTATTGCTGATATAGTTTtatacaaaatgaaattaaaaaaatgatcaCTAGATCAAGTTGGTTGAATAAAATTtgtctaaaaatattttaaaaagtagTTTGATTTATACATTTTGCAAATTGATTTGTTACTAATTTGTGACCTAATAATTATATGTTTGAATTCCATTATAATCTAGTTGAGGATTTGACCTGATTGGTTACTAGGTGACcgaattttataataaaaattttaagtttatttaaTCAGCATtaaatatcaattaaaaattattagaatgaTTAATAATTCTTTCTTAAGGagattaataaattttttattaatatataaccaatacttatattctaaaGTATTATCTTGAGGGAATAGAGGTGAATGAATTTAAAATAGAAGTCGTCTAaagtttttgaataataaaagTGACAGATACTCGTATCTGTACGAAATTTTAATGTCAAATTTGATAAATATATGAATAGAGTAAGTTACTTAGATTGAAAGGTTACTTGAAATGAGTATTTATAAGAAAGCTTATAATTGACAATGAAAAATCTTTATGTGGTATGTCGTGCGAACAATTATCGCTCTTAATGAAGTTAACCATTCTTATTCTAAGAGATTAACTCTCATTTGGGGTGtgaaatatttttgttagtagATAGTTGTAAATATGCTCTTTGAGTCAAGTATTATATTAGAGGATCTCTTATGGTATTTTTCAATCTGATAGACTAAAAGATTAATCCGTCGCGaattaaaatttcatttaaGAGGTTGTCGTTAATCAATAAATTGCTATATACACAAGACATAATTCGAACTTCTAATACTTACTTAAACGTactaataaactaataattaaacCACTCAAAATTGGTTAAGGATCAAAATTATATCGGACTAAGTTATATTTGAGTATTTGACAACTTGTTGCGAACCAAAATAAGCCCAAAGCATCTTCTGGGTCATTGGCAAGTTCCTTTGCCTTTCGATGGATTACAGAGGTTACATGATACAATGAGTGGGATTTAGATTAATTCATGATGaattattttttgatttatcagattaaaaaatattatgagcaaccaaaaaaatataataatatattgtttaatttatttgtttgtcaagtaaaaaaaaaatgatcaaTTTTTATgtgatataaatataaattattttgatttattttaattttaaatttgatataatgaCTATccgttaaaattttttttggctATTTAAGATTGGAAAACTTTTAAATGTACCATCCACTTTATTGGTATTCTGGTGAATCATGTATGGATCACTaacgaaaataaattttgtccTTTTTTATTATGTGTAATGTCAAAAGATTACAAAGAAGAATATGGTTGTTTTGGCTGCCATAAACTAAGGCATCCAGGTAAGTGTGTGATTGCTTATTGAACACAAAAAGTTGAGTTGAGGATTCTTTCAGCATGCAGCCCGGTCGTTGTTGGATTCTCTAACCCggttgaaaaaaaatttgcattctTAGTTTGTTCAAAGACGGATgtatgagaaaataaaaaagagttatatttattgtttaattttgaCATTAAAAAgggtaatattttaaataactaGTGAGGAAACAAAATTTAACTATCCTAGCATTTTCActagtttaaaaatttatgattGGATTTTTATGGTAAATAAACAATTTGTAATTAACTTTTTACTAGTTAATTTTATGAGCAAAAAACAAAATACTATAAAGTTATTCTTTAGAAtatttcataataaattttacatcaaatacaaaaataaaattcttaaaatatttgtattttttaataaaaaataacttgaagaaacttaatttataatttttatctaGAGTAAAATACTAAATTGGTTCCCTACATTTAGGCCTAATCCTATTTTAGTacctaaaatttaaaaagtcctatttaaatccaaaaaaattttatttaacttcAATGTAGTCCTACCGTAAAGTTaatgttaaataattaatgaaacCTTAGTTTTTAGATATGAAAAACTTATATAACCAAACTTTTCAGTTGTTGATGGGAGTTCTTTACGGTAGAGGTGACAATAGCCTTATTCTTGTCGCCACCAGCGAACTTCCCCGCGGAAAGCGATTTCTCGACAATGTTCTCCATGTACTTGAACCAAGACTAGTGGCTTATGGTGATACATTTGTTGCTGATCCTATGCCTCTCGAGTTTGTACCTCTTCTTCAAAGAATGAAACATTAATATTTGGTGAAACGGTGAGGTTAGTTATTTAAGATTGACTTCGCAGTAAAACTACCTTGAAAGTAAATGAAACCTTTTTTATTCAAATAGGACACTTTAAACTTTAGAGACTAAAACAGAATTAGACCCAAATGTAGGAgaccaatttaatactttatctttttatctaatataaaaattcaattataaatttttaaatcataaaaatttaattaaatatttaataaaaatataacaacaaacagaataataaaccatacacaaaaattaaaataaaaaatactgtaaatttttcaaaaaattaataataattactaattacaaattaaaaatttggtcCTCCTAATATTAAGTTCTGGAATTAGGTCCATTTGTTGTATGTGGAATCATTTTGCCCACCCATAATAtaaccaaaataataaaataaaataaacttagaAATTATTGTTCTCCATTGTATTGTGCAGTTTCGGCCCAAATAAAGACACATAGTTACACCAAAATTGCTAATTCACATTCTCCTAAAGACCGTTGGCCCTACAACACCTAGTCACAACATAGAAGCATTAAAGACTTCATTCTCAGCGAGCACAACCACAAGAAACTAAGCTACTCAGGAAATCAGCTGCCAAACCGCCAACAAAGGAAGCCTGCGCCAGGTGCAGGGGCGGCGGGGAATACTCTTCCTGCAATCATGCAATCACACCTCGGTTAACAAAAAAATCCGTACACCTTATGATGCTCCTCATTTTAAGTAAGTACACCCAAAAAGCTACACCCATAATCTCGAccattaatatatttatatcaaTATCTTTAGGGTTCAAATTTAAAGTATACCAATATACCTGTAATTCTGTAAAGTAAATTGGTACAGTTGAAATTCTTCTTTCAATATTTCTTTCGATCTAATCTATCTGAAGTTGGTTATcttattgaaaaatttttggtACAGCAATATAGCAAGTACGGTCTGGTTAGCAGTCAACTTTTTGCCATATAGTGATGGATAGAAAACCTAAAATGTCTTTAGTTGTACAGTAAAATTATGGAAATGACAGACTGACTTTATGCTTCATGGTTGTAGCTAGTAAGAAGCTAACGTGAGAAAGTTTGACTCCAACGGCTGAAAGTTGGTGGGCTCTTTGTCTACCAACTCAAGAGACATTATAAATGGGCTTGGattactaaataataataaaactgttgtaaattttgtattttattaatGAAAAGAGTGTATTTGACATAGTTAGAAAAAATGGTGATGGACCGGTTTAAAGAACTCGGATCCggtagtaatattttttttgtcttgttGAAATTTTAAGCCGTGTCATTTTCAGGTAAAACAACCCCCCAACCAGctcatataaattttttgttttggtcAATTTTTAGCcctatataatttttttaatagaacttttttttactctatatattttttattatatttttaaattaatatatattttatttattatcattaATGGACCGGTTTAAAGAACTCGGACCCggtagtaatattttttttgttttgttaaaattttaagcCGTGTCATTTTCAGGTAAAACAACCCCCCAACCAGctcatataaattttttgttttggtcaatttatatttacaattatacttaTTATGTCATTGttagttatttaaaatttgatgttaaaacttgttatatatatttcatTTTTGTACTTTACAAAACCGCAAATCTAATCCCATTCAAATCGCTTGAAATTAGATCGAATtgaatacttttttttttaaaaaagttcatccaatccaatccaCATTGCAAATAAAATCAGTATTTGAATCGGataaattttttacttaaaaCCAATCTAAAATCGATTCAAACTGCACTGCAAACACATGAATAAGGGTTAGTTCTATTTATTGTCTGTGGATCGGATTTTTCAGACCAAACTATGAacctaataataaataaaaaacgaTGCAAAATTTAACAATTATGGCTTTACGGTTTTTAACCCAATAGTATAATGCTGGccaaaaattatacaaaaataatGCACCCAACAACGATCTATTACCCTCAAACTAATGTAAGCAACAACTATGCGCCAAAAAGGTCCATTAGCCCCACAAAAAGGAAACTACCCAAATCAAAACATAAAGTAAGTCATCTAAGGAAGTAGCCACTAACACGGGAAGCCTGCGCCAAGGACATCAGGTGTAATCTTCAATTCTTCGTAATGTTCGTATAATCATTCCTCGATTAACGCAAATTTGGGTACACACTTCACGATCCTCTCCATCATAAACagaaattacataaaaaaatctcattcattcatattttaaaactaatattttaacGGTGCAGATTTATTATATACCAGTGTACCAGTAATTCCTATCTTATTTGGGCTAAATAGTCTAGTTGAGGtctgattaaaaaataaaaataaaaataaaaatagaacgGTCCGTAAAGTTATTAAGACAGGGATGATATAATGTTCAGATTTCAGAACTTAATATgtaaatgaaaataaaagatgaGGTGCTAGGTTAGGTTTATgtaaaattgaagaaagagcGTAGAAATGGGTTTGAGGAAGGAAGAGGAATGAAAATGAGAATGGCATCGGAGAGAGATAGAGAACATCCATAGACCATAATGCTACAGCCACTAAAACATGTAACCAAATGCAGatccctcttctcttcttttctcatTCACATCAACAAcccttcttccttttcttcttcttcttcatcttcttcttctcataaCTGCCACACCGTCTTAAGATCCTACATCAAGGACTGGTTCAACACGCGCGACCCACTCATCACCCGAATCTTTCAGATTCTTTCTTCGACGGACTCTTCCTCCGACGCCGCCCTCGACGCCTCTCTCGCCGCCCTAACACTGCCCCGTCTCGACGAGTCCTTCGTCCTCACCGTACTCCACCATGGCACCGCCGCTGCCGACGTCTACCCCTGCCTCCGCTTCTTCGATTGGGCCGGCCGCCAGTCCGGCTTCCACCACACTCGCGGCACCTTCTCCGCCATCTTCCGAATCCTTGCACGCAACAGATCAATGTCAACCATCATCGAGTTCCTCCAATCCTTCCGCCGCCGTGGTCCAGCCTTCTATCCCCGTGCACGGTTCAACGATACTCTCGTCATTGGATATGCTATTGCGGGTAAACCTGAGATTGCACTCCAACTATTTGGTAAAATGCGGTTTAATGGCTTGGACTTGGATACCTTTGGTTACCATGTGCTTTTGAATGCCCTTGTTGAAGAGAGTTATTTCGATGCTGTTAATGACATTATTAGGCAGATTAGGATGAGAGGTTTTGAGAATCGGTATACCAATGTGCTTATTATGAAGAGTTTGTGCAAGCAGGGTAAGTTGGATGAAGCTGAAGTGTTCTTGTTTGGCTTGGTAGATGGTGGCAAGAAGCTTCATGGCTCCGAGGTGAGTATTCTTGTCCGTGCTTTATGTCGGAGCAATAGGTTTGATCATGCTGTTCGATTGGTTAGCGAGTTTGGGGattcgggagtggtgccgttGGATCATGCTTATGGGGTTTGGATAAGGGGCCTTGTGCAGGGTGGCCGGTTGGACGAGGCCTTGGACTTTTTCAAACAgaagaaggaaaataaaggaTACATTCCTGGTTTGGCGAGGTACAACGTGTTGATTTACAGGCTCTTGAGGGAGGACAGGCTCGATGAGGTGTATGATTTGTTCATGGACATGTATGAGACTGCTGTTCCACCTAACACAGTTACCATGAATGCCGTGCTGTGCTTCTTTTGCAAGAAGGGAATGGTGGATGATGCTCTTGATTTGTTCAAGTCGAGGTCAGAATTTATGCTGTCCCCAAATCATATGGCTTACAAGTACTTGATACTTACTTTGTGTTGGGACGGAAACGCCAAGGAAGCATTTAGTGTGTTGAAGAGCTCAATTGATCACCATTTTATTCCCGATAGACGGACCTTTACTAGGCTTGCCAATGTTCTGTGTAGAGAGTGCATGATTGATGAGATGAAAGAGTTGCTCCATCTTGCCTTGAAATGGAAAATTATGCCTAATGCTTCCATGTATGATAACTTTATAACGGCACTGTGTCGGGCGGGAAGAGTGGAAGATAGTTATTTGAATAGGGGAGATATTGCTGCTCGTCTTCTCGTTGAAATGAAGGAGAAGGGTCATAAAGTGACACCAGCTCTATGTAGAGTTGTTCTTTGTTGTTTACTTCAGATGGACAATTCAAGATCTCGGTTTTTCAGTTTGTTCGAGATGCTGTCCCATAATGATCGTCAACATTATATTTATGATTGTTTCATTGATGCAGCTGGGCATGCCAAGCAGGCTGAGTTGGCTTGGAAAGTGCTTGAGTTGATGCAGAGGAATGGCATTCAGCCCACTTCATCTTCTCTAAGTCTTATGTTGAAAGCTTATTTGAAAAGTGGAAGGACTTCTGATGCTCTTATCTTCTTTAATAATGTTTGGTCTCGTGGATTGGCGactaaaaagttatataattgctttgttatttttctctgcAAGAGCAAGAATCCTGAACCTGCGTATCAGTTCTTCCTCAAAATGTTAGAAGACGGTTTAAATCCAAGCATTGAATGCTATGAAATTCTTGTACAGGAGCTCTGTTCATCGGAAAGATATCACGAGGCAGTGAATCTTGTTGATATGTATGAGAAAATGGGACGTCGATTAACCTCTTTTCTCGGTAACATACTTCTTTATCGATCTATGTTTTCACCGGAAGTTTACAATGCCTGTGTTCGTTTAAGAGGAGTGAAAGAGGAGGGAAAAACTGATTGGTCAATGCTTAGCTTTGTGGTTGGTGCATTTCGTCGTCATCATAGAGTTAGCCATGTTGAGGACTTGGAGAAATTAATCGCAAAGTGCTTTCCACTTGACATTTACACTTACAATTTGTTGTTGAGAAAAGCATGGAAGAGTGATAAGGAGCAGGCTTGTCAGTTGTTTGAAAGGATGTGTCAAAGGGGCTTTGAGCCCAACCAGTGGATTTATAGCACCATGGTTGATGGTTTCAAAAGGCATGGGATGAGAGACAAGGCTGAGAGGTGGTTTCAAGAAAGTAAAAGGATATTCTCCAACAGAGAAACCAGAATGCTCATTTAAGGAACAATTGATCAGTATGCGTTagatatccaaaatggtccacccAATTTTTGTAAGGATATTTTTTAGAATTGCATTTTTGTCAAAAGAAAAAAGTTATCTTGGATGCGTTggatttagttttttttttctccgtATCATTTACTAATATTACATCCTGTGCAATCCTTTTATGTTGACTATTCCTCTCCcccaccaaaaaaaaaacattcttTTTATGTGTGGAAGCAATAGGAAATAAAATAGTTTCCACATTGTGTTATTTATCAGTTATCACATTAGATTTACATAAGCTGTGATATTTGATTTAACTTCATTTTTATCTGATACTGTTTTTTTTGCAAGTTTGATGTATTGCATCTTAACCTCATTTGATGGTAATAGTCATTGCccaagaaataaaaaatcaaatatgattcaAACTTGGAGCTTCAGATAGGGGATTGGTGTTCCCTCATTAATCTGCAACGTCTTCATTGCATCCTTATTTGAGCATAAGCTATATTGGTTTATCTTCATTTGATAATAATTCTCTCTTCTACTGGCTCTTATTTTGGTTTGTAGAAGAATTAATCTGTCCTTTTTACCTTGGTTTCTTTAATGATTGTGTGCTTGACTCCCTTCCTTATTTAGAATTTGCACTTGTAGTCATATTTTAGTTCTTACATCTGGTTGCCATTCATCAAAGCTTTCCTCATATTTCATCAAATGATTAGcctcaaaattttcaaaaacaggAATCAAGTATGTTGATCTCTGGGTGgcctcttttattcttttcatgAACATATTTGCTAGCTCCAAACTAGTAAATTATTATGAGAGCTTAGTATCTATATTTGTCAGGGATTATACAAGTTTATATATACTCTTCTTAGAACTCATTTTGCTAGAAACTTGCTACTTAGAAATACAGATTGAAAGCCAATGTTGTAAGAGTAGTTTGGGAGAGCTTTTCGTATAAGGTCTACTGCTTAGTGCAAAAAGAATCTAATTGAAAACTCAACAAACTGATATTGTTGAAAGAAACTGAGAGacgagaagaaaaagaaaggaggaagaagaaaacgCAGGGTGGAGGATGAATATAGAGTCCAGCGGTTGATGGGGAGACGTTACTTGAGAAgtgtttcaaaatttcaaattggAGAAAATGAAACACACTGGATTTTGCAAAACGTTGAACTATTGCATCTTTTTCTCTGGTGTTTGCACTGCCAAAATTCATGGAGTCATGGTTCAAAGGATCTAAGCTTCATATATTTGAAGATGTTGACAAAGCTGCTTTgaggtttttatttttatttttttgggtgATATGAAAGTGaaagaattgaaaaagaatGCTGAAAATAAGCGCACTTGATTGTTTTCATCATTAGGTGGCTACTGGCTAAGATTAGACTATTGTTTTTGTATCATCAGAAAATCATAGAACCTTAGAAAGTTGGTTTATGGCTCTATGCTAACTATGTAGAAGTAATTTCATCCAATGAAAGAACCTCATAAAGGAAGTTGTCTTGTTGATATTGCTATAACTAGGAGTGATTAGGTCATGTAACTGAATTACATGTGATGCAACTAGGTAAGATATTTCAGTCTATTTTCAGATTTTCTTATTCCCTGGTCCAAATTTACTCTAGACTTTAATATGATTGGTTGAAAAATGAGATTCCATTATGAAATGATGCATCATGACAAAGGCAAAGACAATCCAATAGTTGATGCATGATGCTCAAGAGAGTGTAGTGGCAGCTTCTTGATGGCTACTTGCACCATCTTAATAGAGTGATATGTGTTTCAAATGTTTGTGATATGAAGAGatcaaatatcatttaaaagttattagtttattttgattttttttttgtttatttaattactagattGAGCTTTATGTTTGTGGGATTTAGAGTTTTCTTTGTTTCAACTTAATAAGAGGTTATAAGTACCTCCTTAGCTATTGTAGTCGTAGTATTGAGTGATTATAGGTGCCAaagcactttttttttttgtttcatgaTGAAATCATAGTGTGAACAAGTGATGTTAAGTGAGTCTCTCTCGTTGTACGGAGAATTGGGTAGAAGGTTGATGAgtcttttcaattcaatttttaaacTATGATATGGACAAGTTAGGTTGAGggattttttaatttcaattttaatgtatttttcttattcaatttcaattcatgtcattttgtttatctatttttccgtaTCAGAGCCATGATCAAACTAGTTCTAATTACCAAATATCACTAATTGAATGCCATGAACAAATGTTTTGAATGTGCAACAGTGCATGCTTCCTGAAAAAAATTGCTTGGCAGAAGATCTTATTTTTGGAGTACACAATATAACACTTTGAGGCAAGGTTTAGGGTGCTCACATGTGCTattgaaataaaagaaattatttacTGCTATTTAGgaaaaaaaagttactacaaaaATTAGCTACAATGTGACGAACAAAATTTACAAGAAAAGATTATAGGTAAATAAGAAAATGGAAGCtattttataaactaaaactatatatttttactattgTTCTTGTATATTCACTATCGTTTAGTTTATCTCCGTATTTTTACTAAACACTAGTGCATTAGCCCGTGCGTTGCACGGCATCGGTCTAGAAAATCATTCGCGAGTAATTATTTTGAGAATATGACAAATGTATGTTCGTGTCTTACATTTAGCAGTGTTTCACAAAGTATGAGTTATAAGTTTTCTCAGTTATTTTGTAGATTGGATTAGCAAGTAGGACAAATTTGAAGGTAGATATTGCCTGTAATAGCCTAACAATTCGACGATTTTACTATGACATGGATGTGAATAGTTATCGATTTTACTGTCTAGTGG
The Arachis stenosperma cultivar V10309 chromosome 7, arast.V10309.gnm1.PFL2, whole genome shotgun sequence genome window above contains:
- the LOC130942183 gene encoding pentatricopeptide repeat-containing protein At1g71210, mitochondrial — protein: MLQPLKHVTKCRSLFSSFLIHINNPSSFSSSSSSSSSHNCHTVLRSYIKDWFNTRDPLITRIFQILSSTDSSSDAALDASLAALTLPRLDESFVLTVLHHGTAAADVYPCLRFFDWAGRQSGFHHTRGTFSAIFRILARNRSMSTIIEFLQSFRRRGPAFYPRARFNDTLVIGYAIAGKPEIALQLFGKMRFNGLDLDTFGYHVLLNALVEESYFDAVNDIIRQIRMRGFENRYTNVLIMKSLCKQGKLDEAEVFLFGLVDGGKKLHGSEVSILVRALCRSNRFDHAVRLVSEFGDSGVVPLDHAYGVWIRGLVQGGRLDEALDFFKQKKENKGYIPGLARYNVLIYRLLREDRLDEVYDLFMDMYETAVPPNTVTMNAVLCFFCKKGMVDDALDLFKSRSEFMLSPNHMAYKYLILTLCWDGNAKEAFSVLKSSIDHHFIPDRRTFTRLANVLCRECMIDEMKELLHLALKWKIMPNASMYDNFITALCRAGRVEDSYLNRGDIAARLLVEMKEKGHKVTPALCRVVLCCLLQMDNSRSRFFSLFEMLSHNDRQHYIYDCFIDAAGHAKQAELAWKVLELMQRNGIQPTSSSLSLMLKAYLKSGRTSDALIFFNNVWSRGLATKKLYNCFVIFLCKSKNPEPAYQFFLKMLEDGLNPSIECYEILVQELCSSERYHEAVNLVDMYEKMGRRLTSFLGNILLYRSMFSPEVYNACVRLRGVKEEGKTDWSMLSFVVGAFRRHHRVSHVEDLEKLIAKCFPLDIYTYNLLLRKAWKSDKEQACQLFERMCQRGFEPNQWIYSTMVDGFKRHGMRDKAERWFQESKRIFSNRETRMLI